A window of the Panulirus ornatus isolate Po-2019 chromosome 63, ASM3632096v1, whole genome shotgun sequence genome harbors these coding sequences:
- the LOC139746042 gene encoding LOW QUALITY PROTEIN: uncharacterized protein (The sequence of the model RefSeq protein was modified relative to this genomic sequence to represent the inferred CDS: deleted 2 bases in 1 codon) codes for MDLVAAEDYYSVLNRLKDDVIQSNSAAFSSIIEKYICLSHGLEPPETDIENFYGGSCARKKHLLKFLEQHKPDRNTPPKHSINSRSPGNQRPSDILDDDFSQQIQETLRKRKVQLGLPEDSETCEVWESESDDESLVPNNNYWQKSYDAIMIDEKREKRIGRKTAEVNCCYVRSGENVPGRMKLRERRVPSQDQEENASRDEIENASQEKEEEVERRNTNRKISQNDEDFNVKQVCKTTDTRSLMNDIRIKLKRIDALNTTFECENPKTRIMKRDNCFYIKEVQKDTQSILQEKEREVNVLHETMENISQNEIKKAPQVIKEVYSKEIDKVRKTKIKFGNNEVNASTNEKENASQDKNEVLLERTDGTRKKVMYEKSVLTPLERNNCSQRKPECSYAQPKISKGDKSFDAKKTQNDSVKVNNSTMETLAENCKNGGDKVCQKKVTGCKDDTNLNERRLSDKATKPHLNKNACDDPLKTTKELIDARPGNNSVVLTKYGDTIFLPPLAQHEEDVYTSSMRILSRKDNYPVFFVTFNAQDTEASQPIRSPLNDASTEPVTVNGCQKESKTVVTPQEKSHSYTGDKSVRKNAVTEEVHKKSQDEDGCTSTLVTAIVEPVTEENCERDSSVTMTPHSHQDDKSKSTNKVLEEMYKNSQKIKLILQYYPQNLQLSVHSQKKCILNAEMIYRKLLIKEDKVQQGMPLTKNGLQSPSLQKLLPAGKRQTNNTSFSEMVLCSQLKDVSHSQKAKALLNVMSPQHQSPSQKNKTLANEKSPQHQSPSQEGKTLVSERSLRHQSPSQEEKTMINQRSPRHQSPSQEGKTMVNQRSPRHQSPPQERKTMVNQRSPQHQSQSQEGKVSFIVSSSQHKRPSQKMKISFNVRSPQHKSPSQKGTSSFNVRSPQQKSPSQKGKPVFNVRSPQNKNQSQNGKILLLVRSPKRKSSPQKEKSLFNARSPKHKSPSQNITFLKPQYTGLKKRLWRDDTSDTFSKRVREEVDNERSDVMHKCSDGGAQKISGSLTFCKDNISQSARKPVLKRNLSLSKGRIVLEFFDRSAHRKKMFGILEDNRSLHENGKEFRGEKVNDDSKRQVGTDASGVSYVKSPVTSNSGEICQEQGSKTKKTVNKGETKDLSTGKWQNCEESIIAGIDAVKKKRKSLSYGHSMDVHRPKGFVKSVHGEQNGLVRSISVVPEISSIVEDVTVPLLSSTRSEMLNVLPVPGVQQRQRPIPQNEYSQRRKAEDFSSLVVAKKPKLDEPLQMQKNCSPESKSVTLGRLKFVGSTSINNSVPSGKQSDAKTSEVRNAFSKDLTDNSKKRDKPSHHTNNSDSDEELSLLPVEHSSLAAGPHQSSLYTVSKLWSTLRNSQLQNTQMDRFQTKVSGTNSTADSNASYATKMHKNSKTFWEIDSDEETKSYPLPLASHHKHSSTVMKQSSSCFSQNSTANLSADTSSIPSYRVLGGERWLAAVRSVKRHRKPIFLGASFSFTKNKR; via the exons ATG GATTTGGTTGCAGCTGAGGATTATTACTCAGTTTTGAATAGATTAAAGGATGATGTTATTCAAAGTAACTCTGCGGCCTTTTCTTCCATCATTGAGAAATATATTTGCCTCTCACATGGTCTTGAACCTCCAGAAACAGACATTGAAAATTTCTATGGTGGAAGCTGTGCCAGAAAGAAGCACCTTCTTAAGTTCCTCGAACAGCATAAACCTGACAGAAATACACCACCCAAGCACAGTATAAACAGCCGAAGTCCTGGAAATCAGAGACCAAGTGATATTTTAGATGATGATTTTTCCCAACAAATACAAGAGACTCTCAGGAAGCGCAAGGTGCAGTTAGGTTTGCCGGAAGACAGTGAGACATGTGAGGTGTGGGAAAGTGAGAGTGATGATGAATCTTTAGTACCTAATAATAATTATTGGCAGAAGAGTTATGATGCAATTATGAttgatgaaaaaagagagaaaaggataGGCAGAAAAACTGCAGAGGTGAATTGTTGCTATGTCAGAAGTGGTGAGAATGTTCCGGGGAGAATGAaattgagagagaggagggttccCTCACAAGATCAGGAAGAGAATGCTTCAAGGGATGAGATAGAGAATGCTtcacaagagaaggaagaggaagtagaGCGTCGAAATACAAACCGAAAAATTTCACAAAATGACGAGGACTTTAATGTAAAACAAGTTTGTAAAACAACAGATACGAGAAGTCTTATGAATGATATCAGAATAAAACTAAAAAGGATTGATGCCCTAAACACAACTTTTGAGTGTGAAAATCCTAAAACCAGGATTATGAAAAGAGACAATTGCTTTTACATAAAGGAAGTCCAGAAAGATACCCAAAGTATTCTACAAGAGAAggaaagggaggtaaatgttTTACATGAAACGATGGAAAATATATCCCAAAATGAGATAAAGAAAGCCCCACAAGTTATTAAAGAGGTCTACTCAAAAGAGATTGATAAAGTGAGGAAAACAAAAATCAAATTTGGAAATAATGAAGTGAATGCTTCAACAAATGAGAAAGAGAATGCTTCACAAGATAAGAATGAGGTTCTCTTAGAAAGAACTGATGGAACAAGAAAAAAGGTAATGTATGAGAAGAGTGTCCTGACACCACTCGAAAGAAATAATTGCTCACAAAGAAAACCTGAGTGCAGTTATGCACAACCCAAAATTTCCAAAGGAGACAAATCTTTTGATGCAAAGAAAACGCAAAATGATTCTGTAAAAGTCAATAACTCGACCATGGAAACTCTGGCAGAGAACTGTAAAAATGGCGGAGATAAAGTATGCCAAAAGAAAGTCACAGGATGTAAGGATGACACTAACTTGAATGAAAGACGCTTGTCTGATAAAGCTACAAAACCTCATTTGAACAAGAATGCTTGTGATGATCCTTTAAAAACTACAAAAGAATTAATAGATGCTCGACCTGGTAATAATTCGGTTGTTCTTACAAAGTATGGTGACACCATATTCCTACCACCTTTAGCGCAACATGAGGAAGATGTTTATACCTCTAGTATGAGAATATTGTCTCGCAAAGATAACTATCCAGTGTTCTTTGTTACTTTTAACGCTCAAGACACAGAAGCATCACAACCAATAAGAAGTCCATTAAATGATGCTAGTACAGAACCTGTGACTGTAAATGGTTGTCAAAAAGAGTCGAAAACTGTAGTAACTCCACAAGAGAAAAGTCATTCATATACgggtgataagagtgtaaggaaaAATGCAGTGACAGAAGAGGTACACAAGAAATCTCAAGATGAAGATGGTTGTACAAGCACATTAGTTACTGCCATTGTAGAACCTGTTACAGAAGAAAATTGTGAGAGAGATTCCTCGGTCACAATGACACCACATTCTCACCAAGATGATAAGAGCAAAAGCACGAATAAAGTGCTGGAAGAGATGTACAAAAATTCTCAAAAGATAAAACTGATTTTGCAATATTATCCCCAAAACCTACAATTGAGTGTTCACAGCCAGAAGAAATGCATTCTGAATGCAGAAATGATATACAGAAAACTGCTGATAAAAGAAGACAAAGTCCAACAAGGAATG CCTTTGACTAAAAATGGGTTGCAATCTCCCTCACTGCAGAAATTATTACCAGCCGGGAAACGACAAACAAATAACACCTCATTTAGTGAAATGGTTCTCTGTTCTCAGTTAAAAGATGTTTCTCATTCTCAGAAGGCAAAAGCGTTACTGAATGTAATGTCACCGCAACATCAAAGTCCATCCCAGAAGAATAAAACATTGGCCAATGAGAAGTCACCACAGCATCAAAGCCCATCTCAAGAGGGAAAAACATTGGTCAGTGAGAGGTCACTACGGCATCAAAGCCCATCCCAGGAGGAAAAAACAATGATTAATCAGAGGTCACCACGGCATCAAAGCCCATCCCAGGAGGGAAAAACAATGGTTAATCAGAGGTCACCACGGCATCAAAGCCCACCCCAGGAGAGAAAAACAATGGTTAATCAGAGGTCACCACAGCATCAAAGCCAATCTCAGGAGGGAAAAGTGTCATTCATCGTGAGTTCGTCACAGCATAAAAGACCATCTCAGAAGATGAAAATATCATTCAATGTAAGGTCACCACAGCATAAAAGTCCATCTCAGAAGGGAACATCATCATTTAATGTGAGGTCACCACAGCAAAAAAGCCCATCCCAGAAGGGAAAACCAGTATTTAATGTGAGATCACCTCAGAATAAAAACCAATCTCAGAATGGAAAAATATTGTTACTTGTGAGGTCACCAAAACGTAAAAGCTCAcctcaaaaagaaaaatctttattTAATGCAAGGTCACCCAAGCATAAAAGCCCATCCCAGAACATAACTTTTTTAAAACCACAGTATACAGGACTGAAAAAAAGATTATGGAGAGATGATACATCAGATACTTTTTCTAAAAGAGTTCGAGAAGAGGTGGATAATGAAAGATCTGATGTGATGCATAAGTGTTCTGATGGAGGAGCTCAGAAAATTTCAGGTTCCCTTACATTTTGTAAAGATAACATATCTCAGTCTGCTAGAAAACCAGTACTCAAGAGAAACTTATCTTTGTCAAAAGGCCGTATTGTCCTTGAGTTCTTTGACAGAAGTGCACATAGAAAGAAAATGTTTGGTATTTTGGAGGATAATAGATCACTTCATGAAAATGGAAAGGAATTCAGAGGAGAGAAAGTTAATGATGATTCTAAAAGGCAAGTGGGAACAGATGCATCCGGAGTATCATATGTAAAATCTCCTGTCACAAGTAATTCTGGAGAAATCTGCCAGGAACAAGGCAGCAAAACTAAAAAAACTGTAAACAAAGGTGAAACTAAAGACTTATCTACTGGAAAATGGCAGAATTGTGAAGAAAGCATAATAGCTGGTATAGATGCtgtgaagaagaaaaggaaaagccTTTCCTATGGCCATTCCATGGATGTTCACCGTCCCAAGGGCTTTGTGAAGTCTGTACATGGAGAACAAAATGGGTTGGTAAGAAGCATTTCAGTAGTTCCAGAAATTTCAAGTATTGTTGAAGATGTTACTGTACCTTTGTTGTCATCCACCAGATCAGAAATGCTGAATGTCTTACCAGTGCCTGGAGTTCAACAGAGACAAAGGCCAATACCTCAAAATGAATATAGCCAAAGAAGAAAAGCTGAAGACTTTTCATCTTTGGTTGTTGCAAAGAAACCAAAGCTGGATGAGCCCTTGCAGATGCAAAAGAACTGCAGTCCAGAAAGCAAATCTGTAACGCTTGGTAGACTGAAATTTGTAGGCAGTACGAGTATAAACAACAGTGTACCTTCCGGGAAGCAAAGTGATGCCAAGACATCAGAAGTTAGAAATGCTTTCAGTAAAGATTTAACTGACAATTCTAAGAAAAGAGACAAGCCATCTCACCATACGAATAATTCAGACTCGGATGAAGAGCTTTCCTTACTCCCTGTGGAACACTCCTCTTTGGCAGCTGGACCTCACCAAAGCTCCCTGTACACTGTCTCAAAGTTGTGGTCAACACTGCGTAACTCTCAGCTTCAG AACACCCAGATGGATAGATTCCAAACAAAAGTGTCTGGCACAAACTCTACAGCAGATTCCAATGCTAGTTATGCCACCAAG ATGCACAAGAATTCCAAGACTTTCTGGGAGATTGATAGTGATGAGGAAACGAAATCTTACCCACTGCCTTTGGCATCACATCACAAGCATAGTTCCACGGTTATGAAGCAAAGTTCATCATGTTTTTCTCAGAACTCGACGGCAAATCTTTCAGCAGATACAAGTTCCATACCCAGTTACAGGGTTTTGGGTGGAGAGCGTTGGTTAGCTGCAGTCAGATCAGTGAAAAGACACAGAAAG